A genomic stretch from Methanomassiliicoccales archaeon includes:
- the dsrH gene encoding sulfurtransferase complex subunit TusB — protein MPSILFILLKSPFEYHSLEYLDKIAGNEKRAAVLFEDAVYFAVDKRKSKELLDLVGKAYVIADDLHARGFSDQLAEGYEVIDYPTVVDLIMEEYDQTITI, from the coding sequence ATGCCATCGATTCTTTTCATACTACTGAAATCGCCATTCGAGTATCACTCATTGGAATACCTCGATAAGATCGCTGGCAATGAAAAGAGAGCTGCTGTTCTCTTTGAGGATGCGGTGTACTTCGCCGTCGATAAAAGAAAGAGTAAAGAGCTTCTTGATCTCGTTGGCAAAGCGTACGTAATTGCGGACGATCTACATGCTAGAGGATTTAGTGATCAACTTGCGGAAGGATACGAGGTCATTGATTATCCGACCGTTGTTGATCTCATCATGGAAGAGTACGACCAAACAATCACTATATGA
- a CDS encoding DsrE family protein, protein MTKTLTIHIRSGTMMNMDANVMVKIAEAAISKGYKVNIFGYGEGVMTIKEGQDPKRFPNIGKILHDLAEKGVTIAVCETCCAARGIKRGEEIKGSKIGSLTNDLSKFVAESDRMITLAR, encoded by the coding sequence ATGACAAAGACACTGACGATTCATATCAGATCTGGAACGATGATGAATATGGATGCCAACGTCATGGTGAAAATCGCTGAGGCAGCGATCAGCAAGGGGTACAAAGTTAACATTTTTGGATACGGCGAAGGGGTTATGACGATCAAAGAAGGACAGGACCCAAAACGATTTCCCAACATTGGAAAGATCCTTCACGATCTCGCTGAAAAGGGAGTGACGATTGCCGTTTGCGAAACTTGCTGCGCAGCTCGCGGCATCAAAAGAGGTGAGGAGATCAAAGGTTCGAAGATCGGAAGCCTCACGAACGACCTTTCGAAATTTGTTGCGGAAAGTGATCGAATGATCACGCTAGCGAGGTGA
- a CDS encoding DsrE family protein codes for MAESIAVLITKPPYGTEDAFAGLRLALAMIASGIIEKTSIILIGDGTLNAVASQKPAAIEMPSNLEAIQDVLDFDAPVYCVQEDLFERVGEIETMAGVKMVTWEEARSIISEHQLVTTF; via the coding sequence ATGGCTGAAAGTATCGCTGTGCTGATTACAAAGCCACCCTACGGCACGGAAGATGCCTTCGCGGGTCTTCGACTTGCTCTCGCAATGATCGCAAGTGGCATCATTGAAAAGACATCGATCATATTGATTGGTGACGGAACGCTAAACGCCGTCGCGTCTCAGAAACCAGCTGCAATTGAAATGCCTTCGAATCTCGAGGCGATCCAGGATGTCCTCGATTTTGATGCCCCTGTTTACTGTGTCCAAGAAGATCTTTTTGAAAGGGTTGGTGAGATCGAGACGATGGCGGGCGTTAAAATGGTGACATGGGAAGAAGCGCGCTCGATTATTTCGGAACACCAACTCGTCACGACGTTCTGA
- a CDS encoding DUF5591 domain-containing protein — protein MIEVISRGGPGRIVKWSRGETRLEMPNILFFSSEVHPAPSFAQLIVRINEEGRREIIDSSNRRLIEFPPEDYIKPSLSWLSVNGDGFSRASEDTAIVRAAPNQITECCMGIENSSAEIISLEGAFELRRNARLLVESIVRLREAIGPSKLIYLPGIMDPSNLAILVYLGVDLFDSSFLIYSSQLGRLCLPEGSLSADQASWLHPGDTREPITKFNLESAWKELQLVKLMMKQGRLREFVELRANVNPWAVAVLRILDLEFYDYQEKYTPVIGQRIFCNSKESLYRPDVWRHRRRILERYKPPSNKRVLLLLPCSAKKPYSFSRTHRIFENIITSIENWRVVHQVIVTSPLGLVPRELELFYPAAHYDVPVTGHWDMEERSMVVEMIKSLATHNYVAIVCHLGEGMDFISENIDCLDTSIGSPTSKESLENLREELTRICNGLPNVSKDEDRLCEMKSIARFQFGEGGEILLDGCEVRGKYPYLKIMEGDKQVAILTPERGMLSLTLRGAEKILPIRRNWVEIEDFVLKGNLFVAGIRDADKSLRIGDEAVVLRDGSLKAVGIASMCGEEMVRCKRGEAVKVRHLAPD, from the coding sequence ATGATCGAGGTGATTTCCAGGGGAGGACCTGGAAGGATTGTCAAATGGTCCCGCGGAGAAACGAGACTTGAAATGCCTAACATCCTTTTCTTTTCATCCGAAGTTCATCCTGCACCATCTTTCGCTCAATTAATCGTAAGAATTAATGAGGAGGGTCGGCGCGAAATCATCGATTCAAGCAATCGGCGGTTGATTGAGTTTCCGCCAGAGGACTACATTAAGCCGTCGCTATCCTGGCTCTCAGTGAACGGTGATGGCTTTTCACGGGCGTCCGAAGACACCGCGATCGTGCGTGCTGCACCTAATCAAATCACTGAATGTTGTATGGGAATCGAGAACTCAAGCGCAGAAATCATTTCGTTGGAAGGCGCGTTTGAACTGAGAAGAAATGCGAGATTGCTTGTTGAGAGCATCGTTAGGTTGAGGGAAGCGATCGGACCAAGCAAGCTGATTTACCTACCGGGGATTATGGATCCGAGCAATCTCGCGATTCTTGTTTATCTCGGAGTCGATCTATTTGACTCCTCTTTCCTTATTTACAGTAGTCAGCTCGGGCGTTTGTGTCTTCCTGAGGGATCACTATCTGCTGATCAGGCGTCTTGGTTGCATCCAGGCGACACGCGCGAGCCCATTACGAAATTCAATCTGGAATCTGCGTGGAAAGAGCTTCAACTTGTAAAACTCATGATGAAACAGGGTCGCTTAAGGGAATTTGTCGAACTTCGCGCTAATGTCAATCCCTGGGCTGTAGCGGTCCTTCGGATTCTTGACCTTGAGTTCTATGATTATCAGGAGAAATACACGCCAGTGATCGGTCAGAGAATTTTCTGTAATTCGAAAGAATCGCTTTACAGACCTGACGTCTGGCGGCATCGACGAAGAATTCTCGAGCGCTATAAGCCACCTTCGAACAAAAGAGTTCTTCTCCTGCTCCCTTGCTCAGCTAAGAAGCCGTATTCCTTTTCTCGGACACATCGAATTTTTGAGAATATTATCACCTCGATCGAAAACTGGCGAGTCGTGCATCAGGTGATTGTGACCTCACCTCTTGGTCTCGTTCCAAGGGAACTCGAATTGTTCTATCCGGCCGCTCATTATGATGTGCCGGTAACTGGACATTGGGATATGGAGGAGAGGTCGATGGTGGTCGAAATGATCAAGTCGCTTGCTACACATAATTATGTGGCAATCGTGTGTCATCTGGGTGAAGGGATGGATTTTATCAGCGAGAATATCGACTGCCTCGACACCTCCATTGGTAGCCCAACATCGAAGGAATCGCTTGAGAATCTGAGGGAGGAACTGACGAGGATTTGCAATGGCCTGCCAAATGTGAGCAAAGATGAAGATCGCCTCTGTGAAATGAAATCGATTGCGCGGTTTCAATTTGGAGAAGGTGGAGAGATTCTCCTTGATGGATGTGAAGTACGGGGAAAATATCCTTATCTCAAGATTATGGAAGGGGATAAACAGGTTGCCATTCTCACCCCAGAAAGAGGAATGCTCTCTTTAACATTGAGAGGCGCTGAAAAGATTCTGCCCATAAGAAGAAACTGGGTCGAGATCGAGGATTTTGTATTGAAGGGAAATCTTTTCGTCGCTGGGATCAGGGATGCGGATAAGAGTTTAAGAATTGGCGATGAAGCAGTTGTTTTAAGGGATGGGTCGCTAAAGGCAGTCGGCATTGCCTCGATGTGCGGAGAGGAGATGGTACGATGCAAGCGTGGCGAAGCTGTGAAGGTCAGGCATTTGGCTCCAGATTAG